CCGGCTCGTCCCACCCGCGGACTAGGGCGTCGGCCATGCGCGCGGCCCGCGCGTTGGCCCGCACGTCGTGGACCCGCACCATGTCGGCACCGTGGACCACCGCCAGGACGGTGGTGGCCAGGGTGCCCTCCAGCCGCTGGTGGACGGGCGTCTCGAGGACGTTGCCGATCACGGACGTCCGCGAGGCCCCCAGGAGCACCGGGTAGCCCAGGCTGCGGAAGGCGCCCAGGTGCTCAAGGATCTCCAGGTTGTGGCGGGTGCGCTTGCCCACGCCGATGCCGGGGTCGACCACGATGGCCTCGGGTCGCACCCCCGCCGCCAGGGCGCGGTCCACGCCCTCCTGCAGGTAGCGGGCGATGTCCAGCACCACGTCGTCGTACCGCGGCTGCCGCGCCAGGTTGCGGGGGTGTCCCTGCAGGTGCATGACGACGACCCCTGCCCCGTACCGCGCGCAGACGGCGGCCAGCTCGGGGTCCGCGTGCAGGCCGCTGATGTCGTTGATGATGTGGGCGCCGGCCTGGAGGGCGGCCTCGGCCACCGGCGCCTTGTAGGTGTCGATGGAGATGGGCACGTCCAGCTCCCGCACCAGGCGCTCGACCACGGGCATCAGCCGGGCCAGCTCCTCCTCGAGCTCCGGCTTGGAGGCGGCGATGTTGGCGCTCTCGGCGCCCACGTCGATGAGGTCGGCCCCCTCGGCCACCATCTCCAGCGCGCGCCGCACCGCCCGATCGGGCGCGTCGTAGCGGCCGCCGTCGGAGAAGGAGTCGGGGGTGACGTTGAGCACGCCCATGATCAGGGTGCGCCGCCCGAACACCAAGCTGCGCCCGCGGAAGTCGACCCGTCGCGGGACGCGGGCCAGGGGCACCTCGCCGGCCGCCCGCAGGGCGGCGGCCACCGCCGCGGACCAACCGGCGCCGTCGCGGCGGCCCGTGGGCCCGGCGAGCCCTTCCGGGGGAGGCGCCGGCGACGCGAAGGGCAGGGCACGAAGAGCCCGCGCCAGGGCGCGACCGGCTCCCTCCGCCCCGGAGGGCGGAGGCGGGCCGTCGGCGCGGCCGTCGCCGGCACCCCCGGCCGGCAGCTCGCCCGTCGGGCGGGACGAACCGGCCTGCAGGGGCCGGCTGGGCGGAGACCCCGCCAGGACCCAGCGACCGGCCAGCTCCCACAGCGCGGCGACGGCACCGGCCACCAGCAGGCTCGTCGCGCCGGCGTAGGGCCGCCAGGTGGCGAAGCCCGTCCGCGCCGCCGCGTCGTGGGCCAGGCGGCGGGCCAGGTCCGGCGGCAAGGGGGCGATCTCGAAGACGTGGTGCCAGCGGCCGTGGAGGGCGACGGCACCGGGCCAGCCGACCCGCACGAGGCGGGCGGCGACGTCGCCCGCGTGCCACGGTCCGCGGTGGACGGCCACGACGGGGGTCGAGCGGGGAGAGGACGGCATGGTCGGAACGCCTCCTCGCGCACAGGGGCGCCGCGGGACGACGCCCTGCTCCCGGTCCACCGGGAGGGGGGCCGCGCCGTGCCCCAGGGTCGCCGGCGCCAGCTCCGCCCACGCCCGTTCCGCCAGGGGTCCCCACAGGTCGTAGTGCGGGATGCGACCGTGGCGGCAGATGCCCCGGGCCGGCAGGCCGAAGCGGGTTCCCCACGCGGCCAGCCGGCGTTCGTCGGCGCAGAGGACCTTGACCAGGTAGGGCGCCACCTGGCCGCCGGGCACCGGACGGTGCCAGGGCTGGCGCAGCACCGC
The sequence above is drawn from the Thermaerobacter sp. FW80 genome and encodes:
- the folP gene encoding dihydropteroate synthase; amino-acid sequence: MRLVEQWRRALERARRGQLAVLRQPWHRPVPGGQVAPYLVKVLCADERRLAAWGTRFGLPARGICRHGRIPHYDLWGPLAERAWAELAPATLGHGAAPLPVDREQGVVPRRPCARGGVPTMPSSPRSTPVVAVHRGPWHAGDVAARLVRVGWPGAVALHGRWHHVFEIAPLPPDLARRLAHDAAARTGFATWRPYAGATSLLVAGAVAALWELAGRWVLAGSPPSRPLQAGSSRPTGELPAGGAGDGRADGPPPPSGAEGAGRALARALRALPFASPAPPPEGLAGPTGRRDGAGWSAAVAAALRAAGEVPLARVPRRVDFRGRSLVFGRRTLIMGVLNVTPDSFSDGGRYDAPDRAVRRALEMVAEGADLIDVGAESANIAASKPELEEELARLMPVVERLVRELDVPISIDTYKAPVAEAALQAGAHIINDISGLHADPELAAVCARYGAGVVVMHLQGHPRNLARQPRYDDVVLDIARYLQEGVDRALAAGVRPEAIVVDPGIGVGKRTRHNLEILEHLGAFRSLGYPVLLGASRTSVIGNVLETPVHQRLEGTLATTVLAVVHGADMVRVHDVRANARAARMADALVRGWDEPADGWPFDAVTGRQRRPLRELGRLPVPPAADPDAANPHGAAGRQTPAPQAGPERPHGSP